A region of the Bdellovibrionota bacterium genome:
AGAGAATCGCGGTTCCCAACGGTCCGGAAGACGCTTTACAAGCGGTTCATAAATCAGCGAAACCTCGGCCCACATCCCTTCCCCTTCAAAACCGCGAGCCAGCATTTCAGCTGTGACCAGATCGTCCGGCTCTACTTCCGATAGTTTTCGGAGAAGTGGCACGGCTTTTTTGTATTGTTTTCGGTCGATATAGGCGCGAGCCAGCGCTTCCTTCACGACAAATGAAGCCGGAAACTGTCGAACGGACCCTTCGAGCGACATCAGTCCCGCTTCGGCCGCCTTCCCTTGAGTCAAAGCAATTCCCAACCATGCGAAAGCTACAGGGTCCCTCGGCCGAAGAGTCGCCGCCTCTTGGGCGTGCGGTAGGGCCTTTCCAAACTGTCGGGCGGAGTTGTAAGCGAGAGCCAGCGATCTCGCGCCCCGAGAGTCCTGAGGATTCTTCTCCGACCATCGAAAACTCATTTCATACCCGTACCGAATCCAGCTCTCCTTGTTCTGCCGGCCTCCCAAATAGGAATGTACGTCCGCCAAGAGAAGGGCCAAATCCTCCTGTTCGCCTATTTTTTCCCAAAGCTCCACGAGCTGTGGGCGCATTTTCTCGAATACAGACGGCCGAAATTTCTCCAGCTCCTGACGAAATGCCGCCAATCGAGAAACGTCTTCGGCCGATATGGCTTTACGCGCTATGACTTGGGGTTGAACCGCCGAAATCGGCACGGAGGGCGTGGCAACCTGCCTCACTTCCGTTTCCACTTTTTTGAAGGCTTCAAGGACAGAAAGCGCCGTCGAACTGCCCGTCGGAATGGCTGGCGGTGCAACCCACGTGGGAGCCGGCGCATTGGACCCGAACACGGTCAAGGGAATCGGCGTCGGCCCTGGAGTATTGAGAGCCCGAGGCAGCGCAGCCTGCTCCATGGTTCTGAGTCGATCAAAGTCCGGCGTTTCCCGGGTGACCCAATAAGCCGCTCCGCCGAGCACCAAGGCCCCAATTGCGACGACGCCCCAATACCCTCTCGGCAATCCGAAGCTTCTTCGATCTTGTCGCCTTCGCCTTCTTTGGGTGATCCGGCGTTCTTTGCTCACTTCATCGATCGGGATGATTTCAGGCTCGATCTCGGCTGGGACTCCGTCCTCCGTGGTCTGCCCGCCTCCAAAAGGAACCTCGTGATCGCCTAAAGCCTGCCCGATGATTTCGTCGGGTGCAGCCGCCACCTCAAACGGAAAAATCTCGTCACAACTGCTGCATCGAAGCTTTACTTTCGATGCGGGGAGCATCGACACTTCGATATCGAAGTGCGTCTGGCATCTGGGACAAAAGATCAACATTCCGGGGAATCTCGCCGATTAGGGGATGTCGTAGCCGAACATGACCTGTCCCGCAATGGCCACAACTTCATGTTCGATCGGTTGGCCGGCGCCCAAATACTGAACATCGTATATTCCGGGGGGGATATTGAAGAAAATATAGCTGCACTCCGTGTCGGCCATACGACCGCTATTGACCGTGCAACCGTTGGAA
Encoded here:
- a CDS encoding tetratricopeptide repeat protein, yielding MLIFCPRCQTHFDIEVSMLPASKVKLRCSSCDEIFPFEVAAAPDEIIGQALGDHEVPFGGGQTTEDGVPAEIEPEIIPIDEVSKERRITQRRRRRQDRRSFGLPRGYWGVVAIGALVLGGAAYWVTRETPDFDRLRTMEQAALPRALNTPGPTPIPLTVFGSNAPAPTWVAPPAIPTGSSTALSVLEAFKKVETEVRQVATPSVPISAVQPQVIARKAISAEDVSRLAAFRQELEKFRPSVFEKMRPQLVELWEKIGEQEDLALLLADVHSYLGGRQNKESWIRYGYEMSFRWSEKNPQDSRGARSLALAYNSARQFGKALPHAQEAATLRPRDPVAFAWLGIALTQGKAAEAGLMSLEGSVRQFPASFVVKEALARAYIDRKQYKKAVPLLRKLSEVEPDDLVTAEMLARGFEGEGMWAEVSLIYEPLVKRLPDRWEPRFSLGRSYRLTKRFDEARALLDGILGHPNLMLMNRERAMIHLERAKIEFDQGYPKPAIEDLKKAHEFNPSDLPTLRYLGSALFQAEQYAAAAVVYRRAMEAQPGDSLLKRQLGAALLESGNVAEAEKTLQSVRRSGEEDASLFYYLARAREAQGDRSGAIAFLESALRMDPSYKNAKIRLEKLQGR